A window of Corvus hawaiiensis isolate bCorHaw1 chromosome 17, bCorHaw1.pri.cur, whole genome shotgun sequence contains these coding sequences:
- the FAM110A gene encoding protein FAM110A, which produces MPVEALQAGDTMKGVTVTAPFTSAMPVRILRKGPAYFRRHAEPGAGKPSAVERLEADKAKYVKSQRVASTKQEPVKPLLLKQPLFTPGVRRAVLTPSRRAPPGPRRADAASPKTSLDLEILNNLINLCDSPFPKAESPLGRECRWRAEAPAVEGAVKLPESPATTKPPGSVAVRRVDVRPCGAPRSPVTPVPASPIPGGLPVTPSRSSPARPESARRQPLLHRSKSDLSDRLSRATADLERFFNYCGLDPEEMQDMGAERFARASSDIVSLKFHSVSTASSEGGHSPPSAATPEGRPAERVPYGISIIERNARVIKWLYGLRQAREPQQVSDV; this is translated from the coding sequence ATGCCCGTCGAGGCGCTGCAAGCCGGTGACACCATGAAGGGGGTGACGGTGACGGCGCCTTTCACCTCGGCCATGCCCGTCCGCATCCTCCGCAAAGGGCCCGCGTATTTCCGTCGGCACGCCGAGCCGGGGGCCGGGAAGCCCAGCGCAGTGGAGAGGCTGGAGGCCGACAAGGCCAAGTACGTGAAGAGCCAGAGGGTCGCCAGCACCAAGCAGGAGCCGGTGAAGCCACTGCTGCTCAAGCAGCCCCTCTTCACCCCCGGGGTGCGCCGGGCTGTTCTCACCCCCAGCCGCAGGGCACCCCCGGGGCCGCGTCGCGCCGATGCTGCCAGCCCGAAGACCTCCCTTGACCTGGAGATCCTCAACAACCTCATCAACCTCTGTGACAGCCCCTTCCCTAAGGCGGAGAGCCCGCTGGGCAGGGAGTGCAGGTGGCGGGCGGAAGCGCCGGCGGTGGAGGGGGCTGTCAAGCTACCGGAGAGCCCGGCCACCACCAAGCCCCCCGGCAGTGTGGCCGTGCGGAGAGTGGACGTCCGTCCCTGTGGAGCTCCGCGGAGCCCAGTGACACCGGTGCCTGCATCCCCCATCCCAGGTGGGCTGCCTGTGACCCCGTCCCGGAGCTCACCCGCCCGACCCGAGAGCGCCCGCCGGCAGCCGCTGCTGCACCGCTCCAAGTCGGACCTGAGCGACCGGCTCTCGCGGGCCACCGCCGACCTGGAGCGCTTCTTCAACTACTGTGGCCTTGACCCCGAGGAGATGCAGGACATGGGGGCTGAGCGCTTCGCCCGCGCCAGCTCCGACATCGTGTCCCTCAAGTTCCACAGCGTGAGCACGGCCAGCTCGGAGGGTGGCCACTCGCCACCCAGCGCTGCCACGCCGGAGGGGCGGCCGGCCGAGCGCGTGCCCTACGGCATCTCCATCATCGAGCGCAACGCCCGTGTCATCAAGTGGCTCTACGGGCTACGCCAGGCCAGGGAGCCCCAGCAGGTCTCTGATGTGTAG
- the ANGPT4 gene encoding angiopoietin-4, producing MRALSLGLVALTCATTALCAAGAQRRALEGGGRRRYHRVQHGRCSYTFVLPEADPLPCPAAPAPVPGPASVLLQRDSPAGTAGHGAAQRLRHLERILENSTQWLLKLESYIQSSMKPEMAELRQTAAQNQTATMLEIGSSLLNRSAEQSRKLTDVEAQVLNQTWRIEMQLQENSLSTTKLEKQLLLQTNEIHKLQNRNNILEVRVLEMETKQQAELAGAHLEKEKLQRLLSRQSGTIEEMERTLLAASANTSLLQRQQLQLLQSVQSLVHLVSQGRAVSPGQEQQFQDCAEVRRAGIRTSGIYTLHIANLSEPKKVYCDMETDRGGWTIIQIRANGSLSFQRSWREYKQGFGDVAGEYWLGNEAVHLLTSRVPYALRVELQDWEGSQVYAHYRKFQLGSERQFYRLSLQDYSGTAGQQSGLALQGTQFSTRDADNDNCLCKCAQMLSGGWWFDACGLSNLNGIYYPARNNIRKLNGIRWHHFQGPSYSLKGTRMMIRPTSF from the exons ATGCGGGCGCTCAGCCTCGGCCTCGTGGCCCTGACCTGTGCCACGACGGCTCTGTGCGCTGCCGGAGCCCAGCGCCGGGCGCTGGAGGGCGGCGGCCGCCGGCGCTACCACCGCGTGCAGCACGGCCGCTGCAGCTACACCTTCGTGCTGCCCGAGGCCGACCcgctgccctgcccggccgccCCCGCTCCTGTCCCCGGCCCAGCCAGCGTGCTGCTCCAGCGGGACTCGCCGGCCGGCACCGCCGGGCACGGGGCTGCCCAGCGCTTGCGGCACCTCGAGAGAATCCTGGAGAACAGCACCCAGTGGCTGCTGAAG ctggagaGCTACATCCAGAGCAGCATGAAGCCGGAGATGGCGGAGCTGCGGCAGACGGCAGCGCAGAACCAGACCGCCACCATGCTGGAGATCGGCAGCTCCCTCCTCAACCGCAGCGCCGAGCAGAGCCGCAAGCTCACTGATGTGGAGGCCCAG GTGCTGAATCAGACGTGGCGCATCGAGATGCAGCTCCAGGAGAATTCCCTGTCCACCACCaagctggagaagcagctgctgctgcagaccaACGAGATCCACAAGCTGCAGAACAGAAACAA CATCCTGGAGGTGCGGGTGCTGGAGATGGAGACGAAGCAGCAGGCGGAGCTGGCGGGGGCCCACTTGGagaaggagaagctgcagcGGCTGCTGAGCCGGCAGAGTGGCACCATCGAGGAGATGGAAAGgacgctgctggctgccagtgCCAACACCAGCCTGCTCCAgcgccagcagctccagctcctccagtcTGTCCAGAGCCTGGTGCACCTCGTCTCCCAGGGCAGAG CCGTATCacctggccaggagcagcaaTTCCAGGACTGTGCCGAGGTGCGCCGGGCGGGCATACGCACCAGTGGCATCTACACCCTGCACATTGCCAACCTCAGCGAGCCCAAAAAG GTGTACTGTGACATGGAGACGGATCGAGGGGGCTGGACCATCATCCAGATTCGTGCCAACGGCAGCCTCAGcttccagaggagctggagggagtACAAGCAG GGCTTCGGGGACGTGGCAGGGGAATACTGGCTGGGGAACGAGGCCGTGCACCTGCTGACAAGCCGGGTGCCCTACGCCCTGAGAGTCGAGCTGCAGGACTGGGAGGGCAGCCAGGTGTATGCCCACTACAGGAAATTCCAGCTGGGGAGTGAGCGGCAGTTTTACAG gctgtCGCTGCAGGACTACAGTGGCACGGCTGGGCAGCAGAGCGgcctggcactgcagggcaCCCAATTCAGCACCCGTGACGCTGACAACGACAACTGTCTCTGCAAGTGCGCCCAGATGCTCTCGGGAG GATGGTGGTTTGATGCCTGTGGCCTCTCCAACCTGAATGGCATCTACTACCCAGCCCGGAACAACATCCGCAAGCTCAATGGCATCCGCTGGCACCACTTCCAGGGGCCCAGCTACTCCCTAAAGGGCACCCGCATGATGATCCGACCCACCAGCTTCTAA